A DNA window from Pyrus communis chromosome 3, drPyrComm1.1, whole genome shotgun sequence contains the following coding sequences:
- the LOC137729809 gene encoding polyadenylation and cleavage factor homolog 4-like isoform X1 — translation MDSERLTLSRENPRVAFSPHTAGKAMPGAELAQKPQPPTPIVDRFRALLKQREEDLRVSPDDEVSPPSTEEIVHLYEIVLSELIFNSKPIITDLTIIAGEQRDHGKGIANAICARILEVPVEHKLPSLYLLDSIVKNIGREYAKFLSSRLPEVFCEAYRQVHPNQHPAMRHLFGTWSAVFPPSVLRRIEEQLQFSPQANQQSSGLPPLRTSESPRPAHGIHVNPKYLRQLDSSDVDGVVSQRFNSTGSVSHSPFALGSNQLHPSSTARLARSSSPSNIGLDRSLPSAVDEYAAEQSPRRFVERASPSNSVFDYRLSGAMGKDEESNEWQRKRYLDGSQKRFDTSAAYNGVDHPNPRALIDAYGKDSADRSLNDKPLLVGRLGLNGLDHKATPMSWQNTEEEEFDWEDMTPNLADHGQGNDFMASTVPPSRSYKASHGTQNASSLEPDVRSTWSSQAHPPSAEQSSIIAEDSVPPLGFGHGSSGAVSRFQSEKNHNLGSRYPQEAWNMPFHHLQPLLNPLNAKGRGGNIQTPFVTSGISSGGEKMSAFNDKLLDVDTRLHGPITSRMGSSSVHSVTADSRSVMPVSMGLRPPVNVHNSHPPQVHSVFAMQNQRNLYGSINYSNTVKNQGPYNPLCMPEQQLDGYENKESRSTKSTQVPQYRPLQPQYRPPQEARENIFSSAETQVPSSLGVPPLNHGYTLRGPVPRQHLGIPTPYNPNGSSQFSLPPLPPGPPPSQGILSVQNPGSVVSSNQPCNAYSGLISSLMAQGLISLTNQSPVQDSVGVEFNADLLKVRHESVISALYGDLPRQCTTCGLRFKCQEEHSSHMDWHVTKNRMSKNRKQKPSRKWFVNKSMWLTGAEALGTEAVPGFLPAETIVEKKSDEEMAVPADEDQNSCALCGETFDDFYSDENEEWMYKDAVYMNAPDGATGGMDRSQLGPIVHAKCRSESSVVSPEGFGQDQGGIIEEGSQRKRLRS, via the exons ATGGACTCGGAAAGGCTCACACTTTCCCGAGAAAACCCTAGAGTCGCTTTTTCCCCGCACACCGCTGGAAAGGCCATGCCCGGTGCTGAGTTGGCTCAGAAGCCCCAGCCTCCGACTCCGATAGTGGACCGATTCAGGGCTCTGCTCAAGCAGCGGGAGGAGGACCTCAGGGTTTCGCCCGACGACGAGGTTTCGCCGCCCAGCACCGAAGAAATCGTCCATCTTTACGAGATTGTATTGTCGGAGCTCATCTTTAATTCGAAGCCCATCATTACCGATCTCACCATCATCGCCGGCGAACAGAGAGACCACGGAAAGGGCATCGCCAACGCCATCTGCGCCCGCATTCTCGAG GTCCCGGTCGAGCATAAACTGCCTTCACTGTATCTTTTAGACAGTATTGTCAAGAATATTGGCCGAGAATATGCCAAGTTTCTCTCTTCCCGTCTTCCTGAG GTCTTTTGCGAGGCATACAGGCAAGTACACCCTAATCAGCACCCTGCCATGCGCCACCTCTTTGGCACTTGGTCAGCAGTATTTCCACCTTCAGTCCTTCGCAGGATCGAAGAGCAACTGCAATTTTCTCCGCAAGCAAACCAACAATCATCAGGATTACCACCTTTGAGGACTTCTGAATCTCCTCGACCAGCTCATGGCATCCATGTCAATCCAAAATATTTGCGTCAGTTGGACAGTTCAGATGTAGATGGT GTTGTATCCCAAAGATTTAACTCAACAGGAAGTGTGAGTCATTCACCTTTTGCCCTGGGTTCCAATCAGTTACACCCATCTTCAACTGCTAGGCTTGCAAGATCTTCGTCGCCTTCTAATATTGGGCTTGATAGGTCTTTGCCATCAGCAGTTGATGAATATGCAGCAGAACAGTCTCCAAGAAGGTTTGTTGAGAGGGCTTCTCCATCTAATTCCGTGTTTGATTATAGACTTAGTGGAGCAATGGGTAAAGATGAGGAGTCGAATGAATGGCAGAGAAAACGCTATCTTGATGGTAGTCAGAAGCGGTTTGATACTTCTGCTGCATATAATGGAGTTGACCATCCGAACCCAAGAGCTTTAATTGACGCATATGGGAAGGACAGTGCAGATAGAAGTTTAAATGATAAGCCTCTGCTGGTTGGGCGGCTGGGCCTGAACGGTCTAGATCATAAGGCAACTCCAATGTCATGGCAGAATACTGAGGAGGAAGAGTTTGACTGGGAAGATATGACCCCAAATTTAGCAGACCATGGTCAGGGTAACGATTTCATGGCTTCAACTGTACCGCCTTCTAGAAGCTACAAGGCAAGCCATGGAACACAGAATGCAAGCTCCTTGGAGCCAGATGTTAGGAGTACTTGGTCTAGTCAGGCACATCCACCTTCAGCCGAACAGTCCTCTATTATAGCTGAAGATTCAGTTCCCCCACTTGGT TTCGGTCATGGATCATCGGGTGCTGTGTCTCGATTTCAGTCTGAGAAAAATCATAATCTGGGTTCTCGCTACCCTCAAGAAGCCTGGAATATGCCTTTCCATCACTTGCAGCCTTTGCTGAATCCCCTTAATGCCAAAGGAAGAGGAGGGAATATTCAGACGCCCTTTGTGACAAGCGGTATATCTTCAGGTGGTGAGAAAATGTCTGCCTTTAATGACAAGCTTCTAGATGTTGATACACGACTTCATGGGCCCATTACATCAAGAATGGGTTCCTCTAGTGTTCACTCTGTTACTGCTGACTCTCGATCTGTGATGCCAGTGTCAATGGGTTTAAGGCCTCCGGTAAACGTGCATAATTCTCACCCTCCCCAAGTGCACTCAGTTTTTGCAATGCAGAACCAGAGGAATCTGTACGGTTCAATAAATTATAGCAATACTGTAAAAAATCAAGGCCCATATAATCCTTTATGCATGCCGGAGCAGCAGTTAGATGGCTATGAAAACAAGGAGTCAAGATCGACAAAGTCAACTCAGGTGCCACAATATCGTCCCTTACAACCACAGTATCGTCCACCTCAGGAGGCACGGGAGAATATTTTTTCATCTGCAGAAACTCAGGTGCCATCTTCTTTAGGGGTACCACCCTTAAATCACGGATACACTTTGCGAGGTCCCGTACCTCGTCAACACTTGGGCATACCAACCCCCTATAACCCAAATGGCAGTTCGCAGTTCTCCTTGCCACCTCTACCACCAGGTCCTCCTCCCTCGCAAGGCATACTTTCCGTCCAAAACCCTGGTTCAGTTGTCTCTAGCAATCAGCCCTGCAATGCCTATTCTGGTTTGATTAGTTCTCTCATGGCTCAAGGTTTGATCTCATTGACAAATCAAAGCCCTGTCCAG GATTCTGTAGGAGTCGAATTTAATGCCGACCTTCTCAAGGTGCGTCATGAATCTGTAATAAGTGCCCTATATGGTGATCTCCCTAGACAATGCACAACCTGTGGCCTTAGGTTCAAGTGCCAAGAAGAGCACAGTAGTCATATGGATTGGCATGTAACAAAGAATCGCATGTCTAAAAACCGCAAGCAGAAGCCCTCTCGCAAATGGTTTGTAAATAAAAGTATGTGGCTCACTGGTGCAGAGGCATTGGGTACTGAGGCAGTCCCTGGATTTTTGCCTGCTGAGACCATAGTGGAAAAGaagagtgatgaagaaatggcTGTTCCTGCCGATGAGGATCAGAATTCGTGTGCATTATGTGGAGAGACTTTTGATGACTTTTATAGTGATGAGAATGAAGAGTGGATGTATAAAGATGCTGTGTACATGAATGCACCTGACGGAGCAACAGGAGGAATGGATAGGTCACAATTAGGTCCTATTGTGCATGCTAAATGCAGATCCGAGTCAAGTGTGGTCTCCCCTGAAGGTTTTGGACAAGATCAAGGG GGAATTATTGAAGAGGGTAGTCAAAGAAAACGATTGCGGAGTTAA
- the LOC137729809 gene encoding polyadenylation and cleavage factor homolog 4-like isoform X3: MDSERLTLSRENPRVAFSPHTAGKAMPGAELAQKPQPPTPIVDRFRALLKQREEDLRVSPDDEVSPPSTEEIVHLYEIVLSELIFNSKPIITDLTIIAGEQRDHGKGIANAICARILEVPVEHKLPSLYLLDSIVKNIGREYAKFLSSRLPEVFCEAYRQVHPNQHPAMRHLFGTWSAVFPPSVLRRIEEQLQFSPQANQQSSGLPPLRTSESPRPAHGIHVNPKYLRQLDSSDVDGVVSQRFNSTGSVSHSPFALGSNQLHPSSTARLARSSSPSNIGLDRSLPSAVDEYAAEQSPRRFVERASPSNSVFDYRLSGAMGKDEESNEWQRKRYLDGSQKRFDTSAAYNGVDHPNPRALIDAYGKDSADRSLNDKPLLVGRLGLNGLDHKATPMSWQNTEEEEFDWEDMTPNLADHGQGNDFMASTVPPSRSYKASHGTQNASSLEPDVRSTWSSQAHPPSAEQSSIIAEDSVPPLGFGHGSSGAVSRFQSEKNHNLGSRYPQEAWNMPFHHLQPLLNPLNAKGRGGNIQTPFVTSGISSVSMGLRPPVNVHNSHPPQVHSVFAMQNQRNLYGSINYSNTVKNQGPYNPLCMPEQQLDGYENKESRSTKSTQVPQYRPLQPQYRPPQEARENIFSSAETQVPSSLGVPPLNHGYTLRGPVPRQHLGIPTPYNPNGSSQFSLPPLPPGPPPSQGILSVQNPGSVVSSNQPCNAYSGLISSLMAQGLISLTNQSPVQDSVGVEFNADLLKVRHESVISALYGDLPRQCTTCGLRFKCQEEHSSHMDWHVTKNRMSKNRKQKPSRKWFVNKSMWLTGAEALGTEAVPGFLPAETIVEKKSDEEMAVPADEDQNSCALCGETFDDFYSDENEEWMYKDAVYMNAPDGATGGMDRSQLGPIVHAKCRSESSVVSPEGFGQDQGGIIEEGSQRKRLRS; encoded by the exons ATGGACTCGGAAAGGCTCACACTTTCCCGAGAAAACCCTAGAGTCGCTTTTTCCCCGCACACCGCTGGAAAGGCCATGCCCGGTGCTGAGTTGGCTCAGAAGCCCCAGCCTCCGACTCCGATAGTGGACCGATTCAGGGCTCTGCTCAAGCAGCGGGAGGAGGACCTCAGGGTTTCGCCCGACGACGAGGTTTCGCCGCCCAGCACCGAAGAAATCGTCCATCTTTACGAGATTGTATTGTCGGAGCTCATCTTTAATTCGAAGCCCATCATTACCGATCTCACCATCATCGCCGGCGAACAGAGAGACCACGGAAAGGGCATCGCCAACGCCATCTGCGCCCGCATTCTCGAG GTCCCGGTCGAGCATAAACTGCCTTCACTGTATCTTTTAGACAGTATTGTCAAGAATATTGGCCGAGAATATGCCAAGTTTCTCTCTTCCCGTCTTCCTGAG GTCTTTTGCGAGGCATACAGGCAAGTACACCCTAATCAGCACCCTGCCATGCGCCACCTCTTTGGCACTTGGTCAGCAGTATTTCCACCTTCAGTCCTTCGCAGGATCGAAGAGCAACTGCAATTTTCTCCGCAAGCAAACCAACAATCATCAGGATTACCACCTTTGAGGACTTCTGAATCTCCTCGACCAGCTCATGGCATCCATGTCAATCCAAAATATTTGCGTCAGTTGGACAGTTCAGATGTAGATGGT GTTGTATCCCAAAGATTTAACTCAACAGGAAGTGTGAGTCATTCACCTTTTGCCCTGGGTTCCAATCAGTTACACCCATCTTCAACTGCTAGGCTTGCAAGATCTTCGTCGCCTTCTAATATTGGGCTTGATAGGTCTTTGCCATCAGCAGTTGATGAATATGCAGCAGAACAGTCTCCAAGAAGGTTTGTTGAGAGGGCTTCTCCATCTAATTCCGTGTTTGATTATAGACTTAGTGGAGCAATGGGTAAAGATGAGGAGTCGAATGAATGGCAGAGAAAACGCTATCTTGATGGTAGTCAGAAGCGGTTTGATACTTCTGCTGCATATAATGGAGTTGACCATCCGAACCCAAGAGCTTTAATTGACGCATATGGGAAGGACAGTGCAGATAGAAGTTTAAATGATAAGCCTCTGCTGGTTGGGCGGCTGGGCCTGAACGGTCTAGATCATAAGGCAACTCCAATGTCATGGCAGAATACTGAGGAGGAAGAGTTTGACTGGGAAGATATGACCCCAAATTTAGCAGACCATGGTCAGGGTAACGATTTCATGGCTTCAACTGTACCGCCTTCTAGAAGCTACAAGGCAAGCCATGGAACACAGAATGCAAGCTCCTTGGAGCCAGATGTTAGGAGTACTTGGTCTAGTCAGGCACATCCACCTTCAGCCGAACAGTCCTCTATTATAGCTGAAGATTCAGTTCCCCCACTTGGT TTCGGTCATGGATCATCGGGTGCTGTGTCTCGATTTCAGTCTGAGAAAAATCATAATCTGGGTTCTCGCTACCCTCAAGAAGCCTGGAATATGCCTTTCCATCACTTGCAGCCTTTGCTGAATCCCCTTAATGCCAAAGGAAGAGGAGGGAATATTCAGACGCCCTTTGTGACAAGCGGTATATCTTCAG TGTCAATGGGTTTAAGGCCTCCGGTAAACGTGCATAATTCTCACCCTCCCCAAGTGCACTCAGTTTTTGCAATGCAGAACCAGAGGAATCTGTACGGTTCAATAAATTATAGCAATACTGTAAAAAATCAAGGCCCATATAATCCTTTATGCATGCCGGAGCAGCAGTTAGATGGCTATGAAAACAAGGAGTCAAGATCGACAAAGTCAACTCAGGTGCCACAATATCGTCCCTTACAACCACAGTATCGTCCACCTCAGGAGGCACGGGAGAATATTTTTTCATCTGCAGAAACTCAGGTGCCATCTTCTTTAGGGGTACCACCCTTAAATCACGGATACACTTTGCGAGGTCCCGTACCTCGTCAACACTTGGGCATACCAACCCCCTATAACCCAAATGGCAGTTCGCAGTTCTCCTTGCCACCTCTACCACCAGGTCCTCCTCCCTCGCAAGGCATACTTTCCGTCCAAAACCCTGGTTCAGTTGTCTCTAGCAATCAGCCCTGCAATGCCTATTCTGGTTTGATTAGTTCTCTCATGGCTCAAGGTTTGATCTCATTGACAAATCAAAGCCCTGTCCAG GATTCTGTAGGAGTCGAATTTAATGCCGACCTTCTCAAGGTGCGTCATGAATCTGTAATAAGTGCCCTATATGGTGATCTCCCTAGACAATGCACAACCTGTGGCCTTAGGTTCAAGTGCCAAGAAGAGCACAGTAGTCATATGGATTGGCATGTAACAAAGAATCGCATGTCTAAAAACCGCAAGCAGAAGCCCTCTCGCAAATGGTTTGTAAATAAAAGTATGTGGCTCACTGGTGCAGAGGCATTGGGTACTGAGGCAGTCCCTGGATTTTTGCCTGCTGAGACCATAGTGGAAAAGaagagtgatgaagaaatggcTGTTCCTGCCGATGAGGATCAGAATTCGTGTGCATTATGTGGAGAGACTTTTGATGACTTTTATAGTGATGAGAATGAAGAGTGGATGTATAAAGATGCTGTGTACATGAATGCACCTGACGGAGCAACAGGAGGAATGGATAGGTCACAATTAGGTCCTATTGTGCATGCTAAATGCAGATCCGAGTCAAGTGTGGTCTCCCCTGAAGGTTTTGGACAAGATCAAGGG GGAATTATTGAAGAGGGTAGTCAAAGAAAACGATTGCGGAGTTAA
- the LOC137729809 gene encoding polyadenylation and cleavage factor homolog 4-like isoform X2 codes for MDSERLTLSRENPRVAFSPHTAGKAMPGAELAQKPQPPTPIVDRFRALLKQREEDLRVSPDDEVSPPSTEEIVHLYEIVLSELIFNSKPIITDLTIIAGEQRDHGKGIANAICARILEVPVEHKLPSLYLLDSIVKNIGREYAKFLSSRLPEVFCEAYRQVHPNQHPAMRHLFGTWSAVFPPSVLRRIEEQLQFSPQANQQSSGLPPLRTSESPRPAHGIHVNPKYLRQLDSSDVDGVVSQRFNSTGSVSHSPFALGSNQLHPSSTARLARSSSPSNIGLDRSLPSAVDEYAAEQSPRRFVERASPSNSVFDYRLSGAMGKDEESNEWQRKRYLDGSQKRFDTSAAYNGVDHPNPRALIDAYGKDSADRSLNDKPLLVGRLGLNGLDHKATPMSWQNTEEEEFDWEDMTPNLADHGQGNDFMASTVPPSRSYKASHGTQNASSLEPDVRSTWSSQAHPPSAEQSSIIAEDSVPPLGFGHGSSGAVSRFQSEKNHNLGSRYPQEAWNMPFHHLQPLLNPLNAKGRGGNIQTPFVTSGISSGGEKMSAFNDKLLDVDTRLHGPITSRMGSSSVHSVTADSRSVMPVSMGLRPPVNVHNSHPPQVHSVFAMQNQRNLYGSINYSNTVKNQGPYNPLCMPEQQLDGYENKESRSTKSTQVPQYRPLQPQYRPPQEARENIFSSAETQVPSSLGVPPLNHGYTLRGPVPRQHLGIPTPYNPNGSSQFSLPPLPPGPPPSQGILSVQNPGSVVSSNQPCNAYSGLISSLMAQGLISLTNQSPVQDSVGVEFNADLLKVRHESVISALYGDLPRQCTTCGLRFKCQEEHSSHMDWHVTKNRMSKNRKQKPSRKWFVNKSMWLTGAEALGTEAVPGFLPAETIVEKKSDEEMAVPADEDQNSCALCGETFDDFYSDENEEWMYKDAVYMNAPDGATGGMDRSQLGPIVHAKCRSESSVVSPEGFGQDQGVHLHFS; via the exons ATGGACTCGGAAAGGCTCACACTTTCCCGAGAAAACCCTAGAGTCGCTTTTTCCCCGCACACCGCTGGAAAGGCCATGCCCGGTGCTGAGTTGGCTCAGAAGCCCCAGCCTCCGACTCCGATAGTGGACCGATTCAGGGCTCTGCTCAAGCAGCGGGAGGAGGACCTCAGGGTTTCGCCCGACGACGAGGTTTCGCCGCCCAGCACCGAAGAAATCGTCCATCTTTACGAGATTGTATTGTCGGAGCTCATCTTTAATTCGAAGCCCATCATTACCGATCTCACCATCATCGCCGGCGAACAGAGAGACCACGGAAAGGGCATCGCCAACGCCATCTGCGCCCGCATTCTCGAG GTCCCGGTCGAGCATAAACTGCCTTCACTGTATCTTTTAGACAGTATTGTCAAGAATATTGGCCGAGAATATGCCAAGTTTCTCTCTTCCCGTCTTCCTGAG GTCTTTTGCGAGGCATACAGGCAAGTACACCCTAATCAGCACCCTGCCATGCGCCACCTCTTTGGCACTTGGTCAGCAGTATTTCCACCTTCAGTCCTTCGCAGGATCGAAGAGCAACTGCAATTTTCTCCGCAAGCAAACCAACAATCATCAGGATTACCACCTTTGAGGACTTCTGAATCTCCTCGACCAGCTCATGGCATCCATGTCAATCCAAAATATTTGCGTCAGTTGGACAGTTCAGATGTAGATGGT GTTGTATCCCAAAGATTTAACTCAACAGGAAGTGTGAGTCATTCACCTTTTGCCCTGGGTTCCAATCAGTTACACCCATCTTCAACTGCTAGGCTTGCAAGATCTTCGTCGCCTTCTAATATTGGGCTTGATAGGTCTTTGCCATCAGCAGTTGATGAATATGCAGCAGAACAGTCTCCAAGAAGGTTTGTTGAGAGGGCTTCTCCATCTAATTCCGTGTTTGATTATAGACTTAGTGGAGCAATGGGTAAAGATGAGGAGTCGAATGAATGGCAGAGAAAACGCTATCTTGATGGTAGTCAGAAGCGGTTTGATACTTCTGCTGCATATAATGGAGTTGACCATCCGAACCCAAGAGCTTTAATTGACGCATATGGGAAGGACAGTGCAGATAGAAGTTTAAATGATAAGCCTCTGCTGGTTGGGCGGCTGGGCCTGAACGGTCTAGATCATAAGGCAACTCCAATGTCATGGCAGAATACTGAGGAGGAAGAGTTTGACTGGGAAGATATGACCCCAAATTTAGCAGACCATGGTCAGGGTAACGATTTCATGGCTTCAACTGTACCGCCTTCTAGAAGCTACAAGGCAAGCCATGGAACACAGAATGCAAGCTCCTTGGAGCCAGATGTTAGGAGTACTTGGTCTAGTCAGGCACATCCACCTTCAGCCGAACAGTCCTCTATTATAGCTGAAGATTCAGTTCCCCCACTTGGT TTCGGTCATGGATCATCGGGTGCTGTGTCTCGATTTCAGTCTGAGAAAAATCATAATCTGGGTTCTCGCTACCCTCAAGAAGCCTGGAATATGCCTTTCCATCACTTGCAGCCTTTGCTGAATCCCCTTAATGCCAAAGGAAGAGGAGGGAATATTCAGACGCCCTTTGTGACAAGCGGTATATCTTCAGGTGGTGAGAAAATGTCTGCCTTTAATGACAAGCTTCTAGATGTTGATACACGACTTCATGGGCCCATTACATCAAGAATGGGTTCCTCTAGTGTTCACTCTGTTACTGCTGACTCTCGATCTGTGATGCCAGTGTCAATGGGTTTAAGGCCTCCGGTAAACGTGCATAATTCTCACCCTCCCCAAGTGCACTCAGTTTTTGCAATGCAGAACCAGAGGAATCTGTACGGTTCAATAAATTATAGCAATACTGTAAAAAATCAAGGCCCATATAATCCTTTATGCATGCCGGAGCAGCAGTTAGATGGCTATGAAAACAAGGAGTCAAGATCGACAAAGTCAACTCAGGTGCCACAATATCGTCCCTTACAACCACAGTATCGTCCACCTCAGGAGGCACGGGAGAATATTTTTTCATCTGCAGAAACTCAGGTGCCATCTTCTTTAGGGGTACCACCCTTAAATCACGGATACACTTTGCGAGGTCCCGTACCTCGTCAACACTTGGGCATACCAACCCCCTATAACCCAAATGGCAGTTCGCAGTTCTCCTTGCCACCTCTACCACCAGGTCCTCCTCCCTCGCAAGGCATACTTTCCGTCCAAAACCCTGGTTCAGTTGTCTCTAGCAATCAGCCCTGCAATGCCTATTCTGGTTTGATTAGTTCTCTCATGGCTCAAGGTTTGATCTCATTGACAAATCAAAGCCCTGTCCAG GATTCTGTAGGAGTCGAATTTAATGCCGACCTTCTCAAGGTGCGTCATGAATCTGTAATAAGTGCCCTATATGGTGATCTCCCTAGACAATGCACAACCTGTGGCCTTAGGTTCAAGTGCCAAGAAGAGCACAGTAGTCATATGGATTGGCATGTAACAAAGAATCGCATGTCTAAAAACCGCAAGCAGAAGCCCTCTCGCAAATGGTTTGTAAATAAAAGTATGTGGCTCACTGGTGCAGAGGCATTGGGTACTGAGGCAGTCCCTGGATTTTTGCCTGCTGAGACCATAGTGGAAAAGaagagtgatgaagaaatggcTGTTCCTGCCGATGAGGATCAGAATTCGTGTGCATTATGTGGAGAGACTTTTGATGACTTTTATAGTGATGAGAATGAAGAGTGGATGTATAAAGATGCTGTGTACATGAATGCACCTGACGGAGCAACAGGAGGAATGGATAGGTCACAATTAGGTCCTATTGTGCATGCTAAATGCAGATCCGAGTCAAGTGTGGTCTCCCCTGAAGGTTTTGGACAAGATCAAGGGGTACATCTCCACTTTTCATA G
- the LOC137729809 gene encoding polyadenylation and cleavage factor homolog 4-like isoform X4 gives MDSERLTLSRENPRVAFSPHTAGKAMPGAELAQKPQPPTPIVDRFRALLKQREEDLRVSPDDEVSPPSTEEIVHLYEIVLSELIFNSKPIITDLTIIAGEQRDHGKGIANAICARILEVPVEHKLPSLYLLDSIVKNIGREYAKFLSSRLPEVFCEAYRQVHPNQHPAMRHLFGTWSAVFPPSVLRRIEEQLQFSPQANQQSSGLPPLRTSESPRPAHGIHVNPKYLRQLDSSDVDGVVSQRFNSTGSVSHSPFALGSNQLHPSSTARLARSSSPSNIGLDRSLPSAVDEYAAEQSPRRFVERASPSNSVFDYRLSGAMGKDEESNEWQRKRYLDGSQKRFDTSAAYNGVDHPNPRALIDAYGKDSADRSLNDKPLLVGRLGLNGLDHKATPMSWQNTEEEEFDWEDMTPNLADHGQGNDFMASTVPPSRSYKASHGTQNASSLEPDVRSTWSSQAHPPSAEQSSIIAEDSVPPLGFGHGSSGAVSRFQSEKNHNLGSRYPQEAWNMPFHHLQPLLNPLNAKGRGGNIQTPFVTSGISSGGEKMSAFNDKLLDVDTRLHGPITSRMGSSSVHSVTADSRSVMPVSMGLRPPVNVHNSHPPQVHSVFAMQNQRNLYGSINYSNTVKNQGPYNPLCMPEQQLDGYENKESRSTKSTQVPQYRPLQPQYRPPQEARENIFSSAETQVPSSLGVPPLNHGYTLRGPVPRQHLGIPTPYNPNGSSQFSLPPLPPGPPPSQGILSVQNPGSVVSSNQPCNAYSGLISSLMAQGLISLTNQSPVQESNLMPTFSRCVMNL, from the exons ATGGACTCGGAAAGGCTCACACTTTCCCGAGAAAACCCTAGAGTCGCTTTTTCCCCGCACACCGCTGGAAAGGCCATGCCCGGTGCTGAGTTGGCTCAGAAGCCCCAGCCTCCGACTCCGATAGTGGACCGATTCAGGGCTCTGCTCAAGCAGCGGGAGGAGGACCTCAGGGTTTCGCCCGACGACGAGGTTTCGCCGCCCAGCACCGAAGAAATCGTCCATCTTTACGAGATTGTATTGTCGGAGCTCATCTTTAATTCGAAGCCCATCATTACCGATCTCACCATCATCGCCGGCGAACAGAGAGACCACGGAAAGGGCATCGCCAACGCCATCTGCGCCCGCATTCTCGAG GTCCCGGTCGAGCATAAACTGCCTTCACTGTATCTTTTAGACAGTATTGTCAAGAATATTGGCCGAGAATATGCCAAGTTTCTCTCTTCCCGTCTTCCTGAG GTCTTTTGCGAGGCATACAGGCAAGTACACCCTAATCAGCACCCTGCCATGCGCCACCTCTTTGGCACTTGGTCAGCAGTATTTCCACCTTCAGTCCTTCGCAGGATCGAAGAGCAACTGCAATTTTCTCCGCAAGCAAACCAACAATCATCAGGATTACCACCTTTGAGGACTTCTGAATCTCCTCGACCAGCTCATGGCATCCATGTCAATCCAAAATATTTGCGTCAGTTGGACAGTTCAGATGTAGATGGT GTTGTATCCCAAAGATTTAACTCAACAGGAAGTGTGAGTCATTCACCTTTTGCCCTGGGTTCCAATCAGTTACACCCATCTTCAACTGCTAGGCTTGCAAGATCTTCGTCGCCTTCTAATATTGGGCTTGATAGGTCTTTGCCATCAGCAGTTGATGAATATGCAGCAGAACAGTCTCCAAGAAGGTTTGTTGAGAGGGCTTCTCCATCTAATTCCGTGTTTGATTATAGACTTAGTGGAGCAATGGGTAAAGATGAGGAGTCGAATGAATGGCAGAGAAAACGCTATCTTGATGGTAGTCAGAAGCGGTTTGATACTTCTGCTGCATATAATGGAGTTGACCATCCGAACCCAAGAGCTTTAATTGACGCATATGGGAAGGACAGTGCAGATAGAAGTTTAAATGATAAGCCTCTGCTGGTTGGGCGGCTGGGCCTGAACGGTCTAGATCATAAGGCAACTCCAATGTCATGGCAGAATACTGAGGAGGAAGAGTTTGACTGGGAAGATATGACCCCAAATTTAGCAGACCATGGTCAGGGTAACGATTTCATGGCTTCAACTGTACCGCCTTCTAGAAGCTACAAGGCAAGCCATGGAACACAGAATGCAAGCTCCTTGGAGCCAGATGTTAGGAGTACTTGGTCTAGTCAGGCACATCCACCTTCAGCCGAACAGTCCTCTATTATAGCTGAAGATTCAGTTCCCCCACTTGGT TTCGGTCATGGATCATCGGGTGCTGTGTCTCGATTTCAGTCTGAGAAAAATCATAATCTGGGTTCTCGCTACCCTCAAGAAGCCTGGAATATGCCTTTCCATCACTTGCAGCCTTTGCTGAATCCCCTTAATGCCAAAGGAAGAGGAGGGAATATTCAGACGCCCTTTGTGACAAGCGGTATATCTTCAGGTGGTGAGAAAATGTCTGCCTTTAATGACAAGCTTCTAGATGTTGATACACGACTTCATGGGCCCATTACATCAAGAATGGGTTCCTCTAGTGTTCACTCTGTTACTGCTGACTCTCGATCTGTGATGCCAGTGTCAATGGGTTTAAGGCCTCCGGTAAACGTGCATAATTCTCACCCTCCCCAAGTGCACTCAGTTTTTGCAATGCAGAACCAGAGGAATCTGTACGGTTCAATAAATTATAGCAATACTGTAAAAAATCAAGGCCCATATAATCCTTTATGCATGCCGGAGCAGCAGTTAGATGGCTATGAAAACAAGGAGTCAAGATCGACAAAGTCAACTCAGGTGCCACAATATCGTCCCTTACAACCACAGTATCGTCCACCTCAGGAGGCACGGGAGAATATTTTTTCATCTGCAGAAACTCAGGTGCCATCTTCTTTAGGGGTACCACCCTTAAATCACGGATACACTTTGCGAGGTCCCGTACCTCGTCAACACTTGGGCATACCAACCCCCTATAACCCAAATGGCAGTTCGCAGTTCTCCTTGCCACCTCTACCACCAGGTCCTCCTCCCTCGCAAGGCATACTTTCCGTCCAAAACCCTGGTTCAGTTGTCTCTAGCAATCAGCCCTGCAATGCCTATTCTGGTTTGATTAGTTCTCTCATGGCTCAAGGTTTGATCTCATTGACAAATCAAAGCCCTGTCCAG GAGTCGAATTTAATGCCGACCTTCTCAAGGTGCGTCATGAATCTGTAA